A region of Carassius auratus strain Wakin unplaced genomic scaffold, ASM336829v1 scaf_tig00010086, whole genome shotgun sequence DNA encodes the following proteins:
- the LOC113072746 gene encoding mast cell protease 4-like, whose product MMTIISLLLLASLLPHMTFTAHVNVGIVNGTEAKPHSRPFMVSLQKNWRHTCGGFLISDRFVMTAAHCWKNESLTAVVGAHELRENEGYVRIGVKSYHMHPDFNMSTLENDIMLLKLEKEVEQNKNVMKISIQTEKDIEADSVCRVAGWGRLNFKGKKSFHLMEAEVKIMNNTECKNKWKDKFSVSEMMCVYGDGGSCSEDGGGPLVCGNTAVGVTSFGDPNICNSPERPVVYIKISPYIPWICSVIANVE is encoded by the exons ATGATGACCATCATCTCTCTTCTCCTGCTGGCCTCTCTGCTGCCACACATGACCTTCACTG CTCATGTGAATGTGGGTATAGTGAACGGCACAGAAGCAAAACCACACTCCAGACCTTTCATGGTTTCTCTTCAGAAGAACTGGCGACATACTTGTGGTGGATTCCTAATTTCTGATAGATTTGTTATGACCGCTGCACATTGCTGGAA AAATGAAAGCCTAACAGCTGTGGTTGGCGCACATGAGCTAAGAGAGAATGAAGGCTATGTCCGCATTGGTGTGAAGTCTTACCACATGCATCCTGACTTCAACATGAGCACTTTGGAGAATGACATTATGCTTTTGAAG CTAGAGAAAGAAGTCGAACAAAACAAGAATGTCATGAAGATTTCCATACAAACAGAGAAAGACATTGAAGCTGATTCTGTTTGCCGTGTTGCTGGCTGGGGAAGACTGAATTTTAAAGGGAAAAAGAGTTTTCATCTCATGGAAGCAGAAGTGAAGATCATGAATAACactgaatgcaaaaataaatggaaagacAAATTCTCAGTCTCAGAGATGATGTGTGTCTATGGAGATGGAGGAAGCTGCAGT gaggatggaggaggtCCTTTGGTTTGTGGAAACACTGCAGTCGGTGTCACTTCATTTGGTGACCCAAATATCTGCAACAGTCCTGAACGACCTGTAGTTTATATAAAGATTTCACCATATATTCCATGGATCTGCTCCGTTATTGCAAATGTTGAGTGA